The following is a genomic window from Hymenobacter monticola.
CCTCGGGGTCGTCTTCGGTGCTGAGGCTGCGGAAGCGGCCCAGGTTGAGGCTGGTGACGTTGAAGAAGAACACCACGAACGAAATCAGCGCAAAAGCCAGCAGCAGCACCGTGCCCCAGCCAATGAGGCTGTCGAGCCAGGAGGCGGCTTCAAAGCCCACGCCGCCGCACAGGAAATCGAGGCGGTGGGCCAGCACTGGGTCGGCCCCGGGCGTGGCCAGCGTGACCACCACGTAGCCCAGCAGCACGCTCAGCCAGGCCATGGTGAAGAAGCCCAGCGCCATCACGTAGCTCACCGACACCCGGGCGGTGCGGAACACAATCTTCGCTCCCAGGAAAAACACGATGGGAATGAGGGCATACGCCGCCACGCCAAACAGCTTGTAAATGAACAGCTGTGCGGCCCAGGCCCCGAGCAAGCCCAGCCAGTTGCCCGATTCCTGCCCGGCCTCCTTCGTGGGGATGGTGCCCATGGCGGCCACCACGCTTTGGTCGGCGTGGCCGGTGAACAGGAAGGAGGTGAAGGCAATGGTCAGGTACAGGCTGGCCAGCAGCAAGCCGAACCCGATGAACAGGTGGAAGCGGCGGTCGCGCAGGATTTCCAGCAGGCCGCCTACGCCGGGCAGCGGGCCGCGCGGCTCGCGGGGCGGCCGGGCGGGCTTGGGCGCCGGCGCTTGGCGGGCGGCTTTGGGCACATTGGCTGCGGCGGGCCGGGGCTCGGCGGGGCGGGCTGGCGCGGGCTCGGGAGCCGGGCCGTTGGTGCGCGGCTCGTTGCGCCGGTTGGGCCGGGGCTCAGCGGCGCGGTTGGCGGACGGGCCGGCGGGAAGATTTTTATAGCGGTTATCGGCCATTCTCAGGAGGCATAAAGGCCAAATTTACGCACGGCGGGCGGGAGTTAGGGTATGAGGGCAGGAGGGTATGAGGGTCAGAAGTATGGGAGGCGCCTCCCCATACCTTCTTCATGCCCTACCTCCTCCCCTGCCTAGCTGCGCGGATGAAACTCGGTAATCACCTGCCGCAGGAAGTCACGGTCCAAATGCGTATAAATCTCCGTGGTGGTGATGCTGGCGTGACCCAGCATTTCCTGCACGGCGCGCAGGTCGGCGCCGCCTTCTATCAGGTGGGTGGCGAAGGAATGGCGCAACGTGTGCGGGCTGATGGTTTTGCGCAGGCCCGCCTGCTCGGCCAGCTTCTTGAGGGTGGTGAAGACGGTGATGCGCGAGAGCGGCCGGCCGCGCTGGCTCAGAAATACGAAGTCTTCGGCCCCGGGCTTGAGGTCGAGGTGGCCGCGCACGCCGCTGAGGTAGAAGTTGAGGTGCTTGAGGGCTTCGCGGCCGACGGGCACGAGGCGCTCCTTGTTGCCCTTGCCCACCACTTTCATAAAGCCCTCGTCAGCATACACGTTGCTCAGGCGCAGGTCGCACAGTTCGCTCACGCGCAGGCCCGAGGAGTACAGCACCTCCAGCAGGGCGCGGGCACGCAGGCCCTCGTCGGTGCTTAAGTCGATAGCGGCGAGCAACTGCTCCACTTCGGGGTAGCTGAGGGTGTCGGGCAGGTGGCGGCCGGTTTTGGGGGCTTCCAGGGTATCGGTGGGGTCGAGCTTCAGCAGGTCTTCCATGATGAGGAAGCTGAAGAAGGCCTTGAGGCCCGATAGCGTGCGGGCCTGCGAGGTGGCGCCCAGGCCCAGCCCTTGCAGCGTGGCCAGAAACTCGCGCAGCACCTCGGTGCTGACTTGCAGTGGGCCGATGGGCAGCTTCTGCATTGCGAGAAACTGCTGCAGCTTGGCGGCATCGCGCACGTAGGCCTCCACGGAGTTGGGCGAGAGGGATTTTTCGAGGCGCAGGTAGCCGTCGAACTGTTTCAGGGCTTGAGGCCAGGTCATGGGGCAAAAGTAGGCGGTGCCGCTGCGGCAGCCGGGAGCGAACCAAAAAGTTGGGGCAAATTTGCAGGTTGCCCGGCCAACCTTCTGGCGAGGTTAGACATCATCTGCCCGTCGTTTCCTCATCTTTTTTCTGCATCAGTGCTTATGCTACCAATTTTCCGCGCTGCCTTCCCCCACCGCTTCCTGCTTTGCGCGGCCCTAGTGGCCGGCGGCGCCCCCTTAGCGGCTCAACCTACTTTCCCTGTTCCGGCCACCGCAACTTCGCCCGAGGCCGCCCGGGCCGTGGAATATGTGCGTGCCCACGCCCACGACCTGGGTCTGAGTGCCGCCGACCTCGCCGACCTGGCCGTGACCGGCGCCTACGCCGACGCGCACAACGGCCTCAGCCACGCGTTTCTGGTCCAGCGCATTGGCGGGCACGACGTGCTGGGCACCGAAGTTGGCCTGCACTTTCGTCCTAACCAAGTCTTGCTGAGCCGCACGGGCTTTTTTGTGAAAGACCTGCGGGCGGCCATTGCCAAGTTGCCCCAGCCGGCGGTGGTCGCCGAAGCAGCCCGTAACGCGGCCCTGCAGCACCTGCGCCAGCCGGCGGCAGGCGCCCCTCTACCCGCCGAGCTGGTGTACCGCCGCCTGCCTAATGGCACGCTGGCGCAGTCCTGGCAGGTGCGGGTGCGCCCCGCCCAGGGCCCCGACGCCTGGACGGTATTGGTGGATGCCGCCACTGGCCGGGTGCTTAAGGCCCGCAACCAAGTCATTCGGGAGCCGAAAGGACGTGCGGCCTCTTTCCGGCCGGCTACTACCGCCCCCGTGGCGCCGCAGTGGCAGCCTGCCGTAGCCAACGGCTACCGGGTATACGCCTCGCCGCTGGAAAGCCCGCTGCATGGGGTCTCCACGCTGGCCGTGAGCCCGGCCGATGCGGTGGCCTCGCCTTTTGGCTGGCACGACACCAACGGCGCGGCCGGCGCGGAATACACCACGGCCCGCGGCAACAACACCCACGTGTACACACCAGTTGGGACGCACGTGGTCACGCCGGGCTTCTCACCCGATGGCGGCGCTAACCTGGAGTTCGACTTCCCGCATAATGCGGCGCTGTCGGCCCAGGCCAATCAGCCGGCGGCCCTCACCAACCTGTTTTACTGGACCAACCTGATGCACGACCTGAGCCAGCGCTATGGCTTCACGGAGGCCAGCGGGAATTTTCAGGCCACCAACTACTCCGGCTTGGGCGTGGGCGGCGACTACATCCACGCCGAGCTTGGGGAAGTTTACAGCGAAGGTTATTTCAATACCACGCCCGACGGGGCCGTGACGTCTAACTCCTACCCCGCCATCGTGCTGGGCATCTGGCAGCAGGCGCTGCCCAACGCCCTCACGGTGGCAGGCACGGGCCCGGCGGCGGGCAGCTACGCGGCCATGCCGCTCACCAACGGGCGGGCCCTGCCGCGCACCACCCCCATAACGGGCGCGCTGGTGCTGGCCGATGACGGCTCCCTCAACCCCACCGGCGGCTGTGAGCCGGCGTGGGTGAATGCGGCGCAGGTGCGCGGCAACATCGCCGTGGCCGATTTTGACTACGACTGCGACTTCATCGAGAAGCTGCGCGGCGCCCAGCTGGCCGGCGCCCGGGCCTTGGTGCTCGTGCACAGCCTCGATTTTCTCTCGCACATCGAAATCGACCCTGCCGACACGGTGGGCCTGCGCGTGCCGCTGGTGATGGTGACCCGCACCGACGGGCAGCGCCTGAAAGCAGCCATGAGCGCGGGCACGCCCGTGACCGCCTCGCTGCTAGGCACCACCGCGCCGCCCGACCGCAACGGCGGCTTCGACAACGGCATAATTGCCCACGAGTACGCCCACGGCATCACCACGCGCCTGACCGGCGGACCGGCCGGCGCCACCGCCTGCCTCGACAACGAGGAACAGATGGGCGAGGGCTGGAGTGACTTTTTTGAGCTGTGGATGACAACCCGCCCCGGCGACGTAGGCACCACGGCCCGCGGCATCGGCACCTACGTGCTGGGCCAGCCCACCACCGGCCCCGGCATCCGCCCGGTCCCCTACTCTACCGACATGGCGGTGAACGCCACGACTTATGCTTACATCGGCCACACCGTGAACGACGTGAACTACGGTTATGACGACTTTAACTACCCCTACGATTCGCACTACATTGGCCTGGTGTGGTGCTCGGTGCTGTGGGACCTGAACTGGGCCATGATTCAGCGCTACGGCTACGACGCCAACCTGAGCACGGGCTCCGGCGGCAACAACAAAACCATGCAGCTGGTGATGGATGGCTTGAAGCTGCAGCCCTGCAGCCCCGGCTTCCTGGACGCCCGCGATGCCATTTTGGCCGCCGACCGCGCCACCTTCGGCGGGGCCAACCAAGCGCTGATTTGGCAGGTGTTTGCCCGCCGCGGCATGGGCTCGAACGCCGTGCAGGGCAGCAGCGACAACCTGCTCGACAACACGGCCGGCTTTCTGGCGCCTTCCGGTCTGGCCACCGCCGAGGCCCAGGCCGACGGTGCGGGCCTGACCCTCTACCCCAACCCCACCCGCGCACAGCTCACCCTGCGCCTGGCGGCAGGGGCCGGCACTGCGCCGGTGCAGATAGCTGTGCAGTCGGTACTGGGCCAAGTGATGCAGACGCGCACCTTGACGGCCGCAGCTGCCACCGCCGGCGCCACGCTCGACCTCCACGGCCTCACGCCCGGCCTCTACCTGGTGCGCGTGACTTCCGGGGCCAGCAGCTACACGCGCCGGGTGGTGGTGCAGCCCTGATTTTTCTCATTGTAAAACTTCGCTCCTGCCCGCAGCGGCTCCACATGGACATTCTAATAATAAACGGCCCCAACCTCAACCTGCTCGGCCGCCGGGAGCCCGGCATTTACGGCACCCGCTCGTTCGAAGACTTTTTTCCGGAGCTGGAAGAAGCCTTCCCCGACCATACGCTCACGCAGTTTCAGAGCAACCACGAGGGCGCGCTCATCGACAAGCTGCACGAAGTGGGGTTCACGCACCACGGCATCGTGCTCAACGCCGGCGGCTACACCCACACCAGCGTGGCGCTGGCCGATGCCGTGGCCGCCATTGCCACGCCCGTGGTGGAAGTGCACCTGAGCAACCTGCACGCCCGCGAGGAATTCCGCCAGAAAAGCCTGCTGGGGCGGCACTGCGCGGGCAGCATCAGCGGCTTCGGGCTCGAAAGCTACCGGCTGGCGGTGCAGTGGTTTGTGAACCAGCAGCCCAAGCGCGTGGGGTTCCGGGTGTGAGGAGGCAGTAGCAGCGCGGGTTTGTTGTTCGGCACGAAGGTTTGTGCTTCGGCAGGAAGGTTTGTGGTTCGGCAGGAAGGTTTGTGGTTCGGCGCGAAGGTTTGTTGTTCGGCAGCAAGGTTTGTGATTCGGAAGCGCCGGGCGGCGCTTCGGCGTGCAGGTTTGTGGTTCGGAAGCGGTTGGCGAACCTTCGGCGAGCAAGGTTTGTGGTTCGGAAGCCGTTGGCGGGCGTTCGGAAGCAAAGGTTTGTGGTTCGGAACCGGCGGGCGGGCGTTCGGAAGCCCCTGGCGGTGCTTCGGAAGCCCGGGCACGTGCTTCGGCACGGGCTGGCGGGGCTCCAAACGGCCGGGGCGTCGAACCGGAGCAATGAAACCGGCTGGCAGGGCGTTGAAGAAGCTGCTCAATGGGCCCGAAATCCTTCTTTCGGCGGTTCGCGTAGCCGCTACCTTTGCGGCGGCGGCGCCCCCTCACTCCTTCGACTTCCCTCCCCATGTATACCTTCAACCCCGGGCCTTCGGCCGTTTATCCGGCCGTGCGCCAGTACCTCACCGATGCCTTTGACCAGGACTGGCTCTCGGCCGGGCACCGCTCCGAAAAAGTCATTGGCCTGGTGCGCCAGACCGTGAACGACCTCAAGGCCAAGCTCAACGTGCCGCAGGACTACACCGTCCTGTTCACTTCGTCGGCCACCGAATGCTGGGAAATCCTGGCCCAGAGCCTGACGCCGCGCCGCTCGTTTCACCTCTACAACGGCGACTTCGGCGAGAAGTGGTACAAGTACGCCAAGGCCCTGCGGCCGTCCAGCACCGGCCAGCGCTTCGGCCTCGACGAAGTGCCCGACGTGGCCTCGCTGCCGTTTGGGCCCGACGACACCGACCTAGTGTGCATCACCCAGAACGAAACCAGCACCGCCACCCAGCTACGCGAAGGCTTCATTCTGAACCTCTACAACCGCCTCGGCGGCGCCCTGCTGGCCGTGGACGCTACCAGTTCGCTGGCCGGCCTGAACCTGAAATACATCAAGGCCGACATCTGGTTTGGCTCGGTGCAGAAGTGCTTCGGGCTGCCAGCGGGCCTGGGTGTGATGCTGCTCTCGCCACGCGCCGTGGCCCAGGCCAAGCTCGTGAACGACCGGGCCCACTACAACGCCCTGCCCGCCCTGCTCAGCCAGATGCTGAACTACCAAACCAACTACACGCCCAACGTGCTCGGCATCTACCTCATGAGCCGCGTGCTGGCCGACCGCGAGCCCATCAAAACCGTGCACCAGCACCTCGTGGACCGCGCCGAGAAGCTCTACGCCTTCTTCGACCAGGCCACCCCGCTCAAGCCCTTCGTTGCGAACCCCGAAACGCGCTCCACCACCGTCATCGGCCTGCAGGGCGACGCTGCGCTCATCGAAGAAATCAAGGCCAAAG
Proteins encoded in this region:
- a CDS encoding M36 family metallopeptidase, which encodes MLPIFRAAFPHRFLLCAALVAGGAPLAAQPTFPVPATATSPEAARAVEYVRAHAHDLGLSAADLADLAVTGAYADAHNGLSHAFLVQRIGGHDVLGTEVGLHFRPNQVLLSRTGFFVKDLRAAIAKLPQPAVVAEAARNAALQHLRQPAAGAPLPAELVYRRLPNGTLAQSWQVRVRPAQGPDAWTVLVDAATGRVLKARNQVIREPKGRAASFRPATTAPVAPQWQPAVANGYRVYASPLESPLHGVSTLAVSPADAVASPFGWHDTNGAAGAEYTTARGNNTHVYTPVGTHVVTPGFSPDGGANLEFDFPHNAALSAQANQPAALTNLFYWTNLMHDLSQRYGFTEASGNFQATNYSGLGVGGDYIHAELGEVYSEGYFNTTPDGAVTSNSYPAIVLGIWQQALPNALTVAGTGPAAGSYAAMPLTNGRALPRTTPITGALVLADDGSLNPTGGCEPAWVNAAQVRGNIAVADFDYDCDFIEKLRGAQLAGARALVLVHSLDFLSHIEIDPADTVGLRVPLVMVTRTDGQRLKAAMSAGTPVTASLLGTTAPPDRNGGFDNGIIAHEYAHGITTRLTGGPAGATACLDNEEQMGEGWSDFFELWMTTRPGDVGTTARGIGTYVLGQPTTGPGIRPVPYSTDMAVNATTYAYIGHTVNDVNYGYDDFNYPYDSHYIGLVWCSVLWDLNWAMIQRYGYDANLSTGSGGNNKTMQLVMDGLKLQPCSPGFLDARDAILAADRATFGGANQALIWQVFARRGMGSNAVQGSSDNLLDNTAGFLAPSGLATAEAQADGAGLTLYPNPTRAQLTLRLAAGAGTAPVQIAVQSVLGQVMQTRTLTAAAATAGATLDLHGLTPGLYLVRVTSGASSYTRRVVVQP
- the aroQ gene encoding type II 3-dehydroquinate dehydratase, whose protein sequence is MDILIINGPNLNLLGRREPGIYGTRSFEDFFPELEEAFPDHTLTQFQSNHEGALIDKLHEVGFTHHGIVLNAGGYTHTSVALADAVAAIATPVVEVHLSNLHAREEFRQKSLLGRHCAGSISGFGLESYRLAVQWFVNQQPKRVGFRV
- a CDS encoding aminotransferase class V-fold PLP-dependent enzyme, translating into MYTFNPGPSAVYPAVRQYLTDAFDQDWLSAGHRSEKVIGLVRQTVNDLKAKLNVPQDYTVLFTSSATECWEILAQSLTPRRSFHLYNGDFGEKWYKYAKALRPSSTGQRFGLDEVPDVASLPFGPDDTDLVCITQNETSTATQLREGFILNLYNRLGGALLAVDATSSLAGLNLKYIKADIWFGSVQKCFGLPAGLGVMLLSPRAVAQAKLVNDRAHYNALPALLSQMLNYQTNYTPNVLGIYLMSRVLADREPIKTVHQHLVDRAEKLYAFFDQATPLKPFVANPETRSTTVIGLQGDAALIEEIKAKAKEAGLQLGSGYGPLKNTTIRIANFPAVPDAAMEALVQFFAKEYPG
- the xerD gene encoding site-specific tyrosine recombinase XerD, translating into MTWPQALKQFDGYLRLEKSLSPNSVEAYVRDAAKLQQFLAMQKLPIGPLQVSTEVLREFLATLQGLGLGATSQARTLSGLKAFFSFLIMEDLLKLDPTDTLEAPKTGRHLPDTLSYPEVEQLLAAIDLSTDEGLRARALLEVLYSSGLRVSELCDLRLSNVYADEGFMKVVGKGNKERLVPVGREALKHLNFYLSGVRGHLDLKPGAEDFVFLSQRGRPLSRITVFTTLKKLAEQAGLRKTISPHTLRHSFATHLIEGGADLRAVQEMLGHASITTTEIYTHLDRDFLRQVITEFHPRS